gaggaggaggaggaggaggaggaggatctcTGTGACCAGGAGAGGAACTCCAGTCTGGACCAAGAGGAGTCACAACCTCCTCAGAttaaggaggaagaggaggaactcTGCACCaatgaggagggagagcagcttgtACTGAAGCAGGAGACTGAAGCCTTCATGTTGACTCCTGCTCATGAGGAAAGtgaccagcagctcctctctaACAGCTCTCATGTAGCTGAGAACCGAGATCAGAGAGGAGGTGAGCATGGAGACTCAGGATCAAGTAGAGGTGCAGATGAAAAGCCAAAGCAAAGCGAAAGTCACTGTGACAATATAGACAACCCAAACTTGTCAGAGGTTCACTGTAATCCTCACACAGTTAAAGAGTCTCACAAATGTGACACTTGTGGAAAAGCTTTTAAGTTTAGGTCACTACTTCAGAGACACCTGAGcatccacacaggtgagaagccgTATTCATGCGGCACCTGCGGGAAAGGATTCCGTCACGCATCAGCATTGTATCCTCATATGAGGatccacacaggtgagaagccTTATTCATGCAGCACCTGTAGGACAAGATTCCGTTACGTATCAGTATTGAATGCTCATATGAGGatccacacaggtgagaagccTTATTCATGCAACACCTGTGGGAAAAGTTTCAGTCGTGCATCAGGATTGCATTCTCATACGATGAgccacacaggtgagaagccTTATTCATGCAACACCTGTGGGAAAAGATTCAATAGTACATCATCATTGAAGTCTCATATGAGGACCCACACAGGTCAGAGGCCGTATTCTTGCAAAACGTGTGGAAAAGGTTTCAAGCGTGCCTGTGATATGAAAGTTCACATGGGACAGCACACAGGTGAGAAACTGTACCTTTGCAAGATCTGCAAGAATATATACAATGATAAGTCTAAATTGGCACAACATGCAAGATCACATACGCGCAAGTAGCCTTTGTATTTGCATGTGGTCGTTCTCGTCATTCATggtcaaaacacacaagaacTAAAAGTGAGGGGCCACATAATTGCAGCAGAGACAAGTTTTACTTAAATCACCTGCTTGAACGATCGCAGGAGGATCAATATGCACAGGAGAAACCATGGAGCTGAAAGTCCTGTGGACACCTACTGAATGAAATACACTTTTTAAATAGTTATGACTGTAATTGAAAGTAGACAATTTCCCATTGAGAAGAGGTCACGGTATGTTCATGTGATGAAGTACATTTTCAATAACCTTGTCCTTCATTTGACCAGGTTACTCAACCCAAGTGCTCGCATTGCATACCATGATGAGTTCCTAGAGGAAAATAGGTCACaaaattttgtttgttttttcattgtatACATGTATTTTAACAATAAAGCTTTGTttatacaaagacaatatatttcacGTTTCACTTAtctgcttcattgatttttgtaaatatctgctttttctgaatttaatggcagcaacatgtttcaaacaagttgggacaggaacagctgaagactgaaagttgcaaatgctccaaaaacacctgtttggaacattccacaggtaaacaggttgattggtaacaggtgatagtatcatgattgggtatgaaagggacatcctggaacAGCTCAGTCGGTCACaagtgaggatgaagagaggttcaccactttgtgaacacatgattgtataaaggatatgtTCAGTAAAAGTGTGATTAAATCCCATTTGGTTGTTTGATCCTTGGACCTGCCTCGTgctgaatgtgcatgtgtgcagtggtggaatgtaactccATTTACTTGAGTGCTGTACATATATTTACAACATTGAGTACCCTCAGATGGCTAAGATTGCATATAAATGCGTGCCTCTGGCTATACTCACATTTAATAAGTCATGCAGATTGACACCCAACCGAACAAGCGCTACAGGCCGGCTGGGAAAGTGGGGAAACGTCAGGAGATGCAGCAACAAGAGACTCAGGAGTCTGTGGAAAGGAGATTTGTCCACCTGTGATATGTCCTGTCATCCTTTTGTGGCCACTGGAAACACTGTTGGGAGACTTGGACAGGACACTGTTGTAGCTAATTACCACCAGAAGAGGGCAGTAATGCGGCACAAAGGGTGTAAGCTGCCGTTACCCTTTcaacgaagaagaagaacacagtAACCGCACGGAGTTAGCTGATATCGGTATTGTATCGTAGGTATCTCATTTCAATGAAGCAACAATGTCTTCAGTTCATTACTTGAGAGAGTTTATCAACGAGCGACTGATTGCTGCTGCCGAGGAAATATTCAAAGTTTTTGAAATAACTATTGTCGAGTACGAAGAAGAGATCGACCGTCAGCGCAGACTGCTGGACATCGTCTGGAAACCCGAAGTAAACTTACACCAGATAGGTTTGTAAAACCTTTAACACTGTATGACAAGCTCCCATAATAATGTAGGCCACATATAATCCTAGTGTTTGAATACTTTTTGTGTTATAGTATGTTATAACTTGCGTTGTCTGTCCCTGCAGAGCctcaacagcaacatgtctgtcagaaggaggaggaggaggttctCTGTGACCAGGAGAGGAGCTCCAGTCTGGACCAAGAGGAGCCAGAACCTCCTCAGattaaagaggaagaggaggaactcCGTATcagtcaggagggagagcagcttgtACTGAAGGAGGAGACTGAAGCCTTCATGTTGACTCCTGCTCATGAGGAAAGTGACCACTGTGAAGACGAGACTCTGGACTTTAATCCTGACAAaagtcagagtgcagcacagagtcATCGTGGAGACTCAGGGTCTCCTGGAAACCACCAAGACAACAGTCACCTGACGAATGGGTTTAACTCTACGGTGTTGAAGATTTTCCGTAATCCTCACACAGGTaaaaagtctttaaaatgtgacaCTTGTGGCAAAGGTTTTAAGTATAAGTCAAAATTGCAGAGACATCAGAGCAACCACACAGGCGAGAAGCTGTTTTCTTGCACCATCTGTGAAAAAAGATTCAGTAACCCGTCAATACTGAACGTTCATAGACGAATCCACACCGGCGAGAAACCGTTCTCTTGCAAAACATGCGGGAAAAGTTTCAGATGTAGCAGTGGCTTGTTGGCCCACATGAGAGCTCACACGGGTGAAAAGCCGTATTGTTGCACAGCATGTGGGAAAGGTTTCAAGTGGAGTAGCTGCATGACGCTGCACATGAGAACTCACTCAGGTGAGAGGCCATATTCTTGCCAAACGTGTGGCAGAGATTTCAGATCGAGCAGTAACCTGAAAGGCCACATGAGAACGCACACGGGTCCGAAGCTGCATCCCTGCAGCGCTGAGGTCTCAGCAGGAGTTTGACCCGTGCAGGTGAGACGTCGTCTGCTTGCAGAACACGGTGAAGAGGTTTCGGTGTAGGAAACAGATGTATAACTTCACAGTTACGTCATCGGTGAGTCTTTGTAATTACATAAATGTCATATGTTAGAGCAACAGCATTTCTCACAACAACCACAGTCTTCTCTGTAAAAATTTCTATTTATATGACTTTGACTAtctcatatgtgtgttttccttaaTAACATCTCACTGAGTTTCAGAGTTTGCCGCCAAATTCAACTGAAGCCCAACAGTTACTCTGCGGACCCCTGTTGGCGGGCGTCAGGGATCTTTAAAGGAGAACCAGCTCAGGATCATCTTAGTCCCAAGTACTGATCCACACATTTGCATCCACATGGTCATACTCCTCCTGTGTTGGCCCTCTGATACAGCATTTATTGTTTAACCGTATTGATTCAAATATCAAACTAAAGTCTGTTCTTCTGTAAAAACaagtacaaatacaaattaGATACAGATTAGATCAGAAAAATATCTCTCCAAACAGAGTAAAGCACATTTGTCTAAACCTGGACCTGGTGATGAGTTGTGGACGCATGTAGATCTTTATACTGGAGAGTATTTCCTTGTCCTTCCCTTCAGGTGTCCCACAGCCATCGATCTGTAAGGACGAGCCTCTTCTTGACCTTGAGAGGAGCACCAGTCTGGACCAAGAGGACCAACAGCCTCCAGTGATTAAAGAGGAACTGGAGGAACTCTGCACCAGTtgggagggagagcagcttgtGCTGGAGCAGAATCCTGATGGAAGTGACCACAGTCTTTTTTCTATTAAACTGAAGATTTCATGGTCTTGAAtaaaatgtgtatgttgcaAACTGTGCACAGATTATTTCCTTGTTTTCAAGTCGTTCCAGATGAGTAAACCCTGGGTGTCCTTAAACATCTGTACCTGCCCGGCAACCTcaatcacactgacacacaatcATTAAGTGTACAAACGTCTGTCTTATGAATTAAATGTACTAATATTAGGATCCACAAAGGGCACTTGACAAACCAtctattatatatatacactcaCCGTTCGGTTACTCCGCACTGGGGGTCGCCTCAGTGGATTCATTTGCCATTTTCTGAGGGTTGTAGGCTCTGAGTTCTGGGGATTCATGCTGAAGTCCTGTCCGAGGCTGTGCTTGTGATGAGATACTTAAGATTTCGGAGAAACTTTTTTATAGTTCAACTTTATTGAGATGTGTAGGTGTTAATCTCCCTTTTCCGtgagtatttgtttttattgaggCGGTAAATTCTCACGCCCCCTTTAAATCGGAGTAACATCATATTGAGTCCGGCGGAAGTAAGCATACAGTAAGGACTCCAGCTGTTTAGCCGGCTCAGTTGACGTGTTTCGCTAATTTAAATCAAACGGTCTGGAGTATTTTGTGTCTTAACAAAATGTCTTCCGTCTACCGTCTCAGAAAGTTTGTCAAGGAGAGATTGACTGCAGCCACTGAAGAAATATTAGGAGCCTTTGAAAAAACTATCGTTGTGTACGAGCAGGAGATCTGCCGTCAGCGCGATCTGCTGGATATCGTTTTGAAGCCAGAGATCAAAATACACAGGACAGGTTTCTAATATTACGCTGTTCTTTTGCTCACTGATTGCATCGGGGATCCAttcattaaaatgcatcacacacatgaatgcatcagcaTTTATAAGccaataatacacacacacacacacacacacacacacatgcactgtttTAACCTAAGTTTTTCCTGTTCTTCCCTTCAGAGATATCCCAGTCCGTCTGTAATGATGAAGTTCTCACTGACCAGCTGGACCAAGAGGAGCCAGAACTTCCACAGgttaaagaggaacaggaggagcagcttGTTCAGAAGCAGGAGAGTGAATTTTCCAGGTTTAGGCCTACTTGTGAGGAAAGTGATCACAGCGATGATCAATCTCTGCTTCTGGATCCGCTGCCACTGGCCGACATCTCTGTTATTGTAATAAAGTCTGAATCTGACATGGAGGGCTCGGCTGTGTCAGAACCAAATGTTGACCGCCTCCTTTCTCACAGCTCCCACAGAGCTGAAAGCCAAGACCATGACCGAGGAAACCAAGAGGATACAAATACTGATCAGACATCAGAGAAAAATCGTTTCAGATGTCTCTTTTGCACCGAGGAGTTTCGGGAttttttaaagttaaaactTCACACGAGGACCCACACGAGTGAAAAGCGTTTCAAATGTGACTCTTGCGGGAAAGGGTTCACCCAGAAGTCACTGATGAGGAAACACATGATGACGCACACAGGGGTAAAACCCTTCAGATGCAGAGTTTGTGGAAAGGACTTCAACTCTCAGTCAAACCGCGGCACTCACATGAAAACTCACACAGGCGAGAAGCCCCATGCGTGCGTCACCTGTGGGAAAAGTTTCAGCCGTGGCGCAGACCTGAGGAGGCACAACCGAACTCACACGGGGGAGAAACCGTATCGCTGCGTCCACTGCGGGAGGGACTTCTCTTACCACTCATCTCTCACCAATCATGTCCGAGtgcacacaggggagaaaccgTACCATTGTATTTGGTGTGGGAAAAGGTTTGCTGTCAGCACAACGCTGAAAATACATACCAGAGTCCATACGGGGGAAAAGCCGTATAAATGCAACATTTGTGGAAGGAATTTTGCACATAACACGGGACTGAGATTACACAGGAGGATCCATGCACGGGAGAAACAACAGAGCTGAAAGTCTTTCTCAGAAATGTACAAGGAATCTGGTACTCACACATAGTAAGCTTAGACTGTTCTGTGAGTGAGCTTCAAGATTTGTAGCTAAAACTGACTTGGGGATTAGTCAGACATGGGACTGACA
This Chaetodon auriga isolate fChaAug3 chromosome 5, fChaAug3.hap1, whole genome shotgun sequence DNA region includes the following protein-coding sequences:
- the LOC143320628 gene encoding uncharacterized protein LOC143320628 isoform X2, which encodes MSSVHNLREFINERLTVAAEEIFRVFETTIVEYEEEIHRQRRLLDIVWKPEIKLHRIELPQQHGGQKEEEEEEEEDLCDQERNSSLDQEESQPPQIKEEEEELCTNEEGEQLVLKQETEAFMLTPAHEESDQQLLSNSSHVAENRDQRGGEHGDSGSSRGADEKPKQSESHCDNIDNPNLSEVHCNPHTVKESHKCDTCGKAFKFRSLLQRHLSIHTGEKPYSCNTCGKSFSRASGLHSHTMSHTGEKPYSCNTCGKRFNSTSSLKSHMRTHTGQRPYSCKTCGKGFKRACDMKVHMGQHTGEKLYLCKICKNIYNDKSKLAQHARSHTRK
- the LOC143320628 gene encoding uncharacterized protein LOC143320628 isoform X1: MSSVHNLREFINERLTVAAEEIFRVFETTIVEYEEEIHRQRRLLDIVWKPEIKLHRIELPQQHGGQKEEEEEEEEDLCDQERNSSLDQEESQPPQIKEEEEELCTNEEGEQLVLKQETEAFMLTPAHEESDQQLLSNSSHVAENRDQRGGEHGDSGSSRGADEKPKQSESHCDNIDNPNLSEVHCNPHTVKESHKCDTCGKAFKFRSLLQRHLSIHTGEKPYSCGTCGKGFRHASALYPHMRIHTGEKPYSCSTCRTRFRYVSVLNAHMRIHTGEKPYSCNTCGKSFSRASGLHSHTMSHTGEKPYSCNTCGKRFNSTSSLKSHMRTHTGQRPYSCKTCGKGFKRACDMKVHMGQHTGEKLYLCKICKNIYNDKSKLAQHARSHTRK
- the LOC143320672 gene encoding uncharacterized protein LOC143320672 is translated as MSSVHYLREFINERLIAAAEEIFKVFEITIVEYEEEIDRQRRLLDIVWKPEVNLHQIEPQQQHVCQKEEEEVLCDQERSSSLDQEEPEPPQIKEEEEELRISQEGEQLVLKEETEAFMLTPAHEESDHCEDETLDFNPDKSQSAAQSHRGDSGSPGNHQDNSHLTNGFNSTVLKIFRNPHTGKKSLKCDTCGKGFKYKSKLQRHQSNHTGEKLFSCTICEKRFSNPSILNVHRRIHTGEKPFSCKTCGKSFRCSSGLLAHMRAHTGEKPYCCTACGKGFKWSSCMTLHMRTHSGERPYSCQTCGRDFRSSSNLKGHMRTHTGPKLHPCSAEVSAGGSLKENQLRIILVPSVPQPSICKDEPLLDLERSTSLDQEDQQPPVIKEELEELCTSWEGEQLLTCFANLNQTVWSILCLNKMSSVYRLRKFVKERLTAATEEILGAFEKTIVVYEQEICRQRDLLDIVLKPEIKIHRTEISQSVCNDEVLTDQLDQEEPELPQVKEEQEEQLVQKQESEFSRFRPTCEESDHSDDQSLLLDPLPLADISVIVIKSESDMEGSAVSEPNVDRLLSHSSHRAESQDHDRGNQEDTNTDQTSEKNRFRCLFCTEEFRDFLKLKLHTRTHTSEKRFKCDSCGKGFTQKSLMRKHMMTHTGVKPFRCRVCGKDFNSQSNRGTHMKTHTGEKPHACVTCGKSFSRGADLRRHNRTHTGEKPYRCVHCGRDFSYHSSLTNHVRVHTGEKPYHCIWCGKRFAVSTTLKIHTRVHTGEKPYKCNICGRNFAHNTGLRLHRRIHAREKQQRRRFSRKRYLSHNSTMSSVLSMRQFVCDRLTAAAQEILGAFEKRIEHYETEIARQRRLLDSVCATETKLQETELTQTSVREDDEAVLNQQQHCNQETNSSLVPPDPSQIKEEHEERCVNQEQQQAAQQQETDASKLTPACEESVHSGHPQALDPDQTTGKDPQANISNKDILSGSGRESSAVLVAESQDHITGTHRGATPTGHTESTPHKKSNGENTSATRTEQMLGNKTNYRTSGTNTEPTENKCNDKTTASTSGTVLTPKERHNDEKPTSQANCESTPNKKGQDENTTSTASTELTPNKKWNSDPTSHGNSESLLDKKHNDDNTTSEPPPQKKGNDKTTSSKENSEPAPNKKAADGRPTSPGSVEPTPNKKCNSKNTKSAVSTLPTPPKKPRDGKTSATNTKSTQNTKSKVPNEKANNGSTMSTRSKESTPRKRPSDGSTTSNGSTNPRAVKRPKDENTTSGRRTKRTQSENFDNESTSSNGSTNPPPNKKDGSTSGGRIQDDDNPYKCNKCGKVMTNIKNYKFHMKSHTVEKTYKCDTCGKMFRESWDLKKHVIVHSVEKPFKCKVCGKAFNRRYNLDLHARVHTGEKPFKCDTCDKSFSSRANMKKHSRIHTGEKPYTCSDCGKEFADSSSFKNHLRVHSGEKPFQCSLCKKIFATGTTLKRHTRTHTGEKPYQCSVCDKVFGHRTDLKGHMRTHTGETPYQCSTCGGQFSNWLKLHKHKRVHTSDAQSSSAEKLVCS